From the Alkalibacter rhizosphaerae genome, one window contains:
- the rpoZ gene encoding DNA-directed RNA polymerase subunit omega has protein sequence MRYPALNDLIEKTGNKYSLVLVVSKRARQIVDKNLIDETKIENPVSIATGEVAEDKLKFHFKG, from the coding sequence ATGAGATATCCAGCATTGAACGATTTGATCGAGAAAACGGGAAACAAGTATTCATTGGTTTTGGTCGTATCCAAGCGAGCAAGACAGATCGTGGATAAAAATCTGATCGACGAAACTAAAATCGAGAATCCGGTTTCCATTGCTACAGGAGAAGTTGCCGAAGACAAGCTAAAATTTCATTTCAAAGGTTAG